The following are encoded in a window of Haliaeetus albicilla chromosome 1, bHalAlb1.1, whole genome shotgun sequence genomic DNA:
- the LOC138687975 gene encoding probable N-acetyltransferase camello, producing MVEYRIRPYREEDYEAVREVFATGMSEYAPALCLHVLRQPWALLALGCTFCLLLASARSLLLPVLALTLLLALARHLLGCAWSTYIDRCLGDDLRDIGATYAESAGAQFWVAEADERVVGTVGVRPADNGTDGELVLKRMSVRKDYRGLGIATALGRTVLAFARQRGCRAVVLNTLMLQHEARALYERLGFRRHRHYVLPTAYGRLVNCTITTYRYDLSGTP from the coding sequence ATGGTGGAGTACCGGATCCGGCCGTACCGCGAGGAAGACTATGAGGCGGTGCGGGAGGTCTTCGCCACCGGCATGAGCGAGTACGCGCCGGCGCTGTGCCTGCACGTGCTGCGGCAGCCCTGGGCGCTGCTGGCGCTGGGCTGCACCTTCTGCCTGCTGCTAGCCAGCGCCcgctccctgctgctgcccgtCCTGGCCCTCAccctgctgctggccctggccCGGCACCTCCTGGGCTGCGCCTGGAGCACCTACATCGACCGCTGCCTCGGGGACGACCTGCGGGACATCGGGGCCACCTACGCCGAAAGCGCCGGCGCCCAGTTCTGGGTGGCCGAGGCGGATGAGAGGGTGGTGGGCACGGTGGGCGTGCGACCGGCCGACAACGGCACCGACGGGGAGCTGGTGTTGAAAAGGATGTCGGTGCGGAAGGATTACCGGGGCCTGGGCATCGCCACGGCGCTGGGTCGCACTGTGCTGGCCTTCGCGCGGCAGCGCGGCTGCCGGGCCGTGGTGCTCAACACGCTGATGCTGCAGCACGAGGCTCGCGCCCTTTACGAGCGCCTGGGCTTCCGCCGGCACCGCCACTACGTCCTGCCCACCGCCTACGGCCGCCTGGTCAACTGCACCATCACCACCTACCGCTACGACCTGTCCGGCACACCTTGA
- the LOC138687977 gene encoding N-acetyltransferase 8-like, with product MASYRIRQYRDQDYDAVRSLFARGILEHAPAGYRHFLRSAWAQLGLLVFFVAARVAAGYWVLGLGAVALVLAATWLLVRSFSTSYVRQALSTDLCDITASYLRAPDSCFWVAEAGGSVVGMVAVAPPQDPAERGVALELKRMSVSKDYRGRGVSKALCGEVLRFARARGYEAVVLSTSMVQVAAQRLYEGQGFKKVGTFSPSLLGSLLCFQIFHYRCDLPGRTAAPPR from the coding sequence ATGGCGTCCTACCGCATCCGACAGTACCGGGACCAGGACTACGACGCCGTGCGGTCCCTCTTCGCCCGCGGCATCTTGGAGCACGCACCGGCCGGCTACCGCCACTTCCTGCGCTCGGCGTGGGCGcaactggggctgctggtctTCTTCGTGGCGGCGCGGGTAGCTGCCGGCTactgggtgctggggctgggggccgtGGCGCTGGTGCTGGCGGCCACCTGGCTCCTGGTCCGCTCCTTCAGCACCTCTTACGTGCGCCAGGCGCTGAGCACCGACCTCTGCGACATCACCGCCAGCTACCTGCGGGCACCCGACTCCTGCTTCTGGGTGGCGGAGGCTGGGGGGTCCGTGGTGGGCATGGTGGCCGTGGCACCGCCGCAGGATCCGGCCGAGAGAGGGGTGGCCCTGGAACTGAAGCGAATGTCGGTCAGCAAGGACTACCGGGGTCGGGGCGTCTCCAAAGCACTCTGCGGGGAGGTGCTGCGCTTTGCCCGGGCACGGGGGTACGAGGCGGTGGTCCTCTCCACCTCCATGGTGCAGGTGGCAGCCCAGCGGCTCTATGAGGGCCAGGGCTTCAAGAAGGTGGGCACCTTCAGCCCCTCGCTGCTCGGCAGCCTGCTCTGCTTCCAGATCTTCCACTACCGCTGCGACCTGCCTGGCCGCACCGCAGCCCCGCCACGCTAG
- the VPS16 gene encoding vacuolar protein sorting-associated protein 16 homolog, translated as MDCYTANWNPLGEEAFYRKFELYTMEWSLKEDLRDCLVAAAPYGGPIALLKNNARKEKSPGVRPLLEIYSASGLLLASIPWKSGQLVQLGWTASEDLLCIQEDGTVLVYNLFCEFKRHFSMGNEVLQNHVLEAKVFHTEYGTGVAILTGAHRFSLTTNIDDLKLRRMPEVPGLQKPPSCWAVLSQDRVTIILLAVGQDLYLLDNTSCSVVTPPGMSPSAGAYLQMAVSFNYRCLALFTDTGYIWMGLATLKEKLCEFNSSIRSPPKQMVWCMRPQSRQRAVVVAWDRQLMVVGNSTECIRFVLDEDSYLVPELDGVRILSRTSHEFLHEIPEASQEIFKIASMAPGALLLEAQKEYEKESQKADEYLREIKDQKLLPEAVSQCIEAAGYEHEPDTQKSLLRAASFGKCFIDKFPAESFVHMCQDLRVLNAIRDYQIGIPLTFTQYKRLTIEVLLDRLVLRRLYPLAIRICEYLRLSEIQGVSRILAHWACYKVQQKDKSDEEVAHAINQKLGDTPGISYSEIAARAYDCGRTDLAIKLLEYEPRSGEQVPLLLKMKRSKLALSKAIESGDTDLVYTVVLLLKNELNRGTFFMTLQNQPVALSLYRQFCKHQERETLKDLYNQDDNHQELGNFHVHSSYSEKRIEGRVGALQNALDEYYKAKNEFAAKATEDQIKLLRLQRHLQEDFDKPYLDLSLHDTVSNLILDGHHKRAEQLYREFKIPDKRYWWLKISALANRGDWEEMEKFSKSKKSPIGYLPFVEISVKHHNRYEAKKYAPRVTPEQRVKAFVLVGDLDQAADAAIEHKNETEMNFVLSKCTASTDAAVAEKLNRARAQLLKK; from the exons ATGGACTGTTACACGGCCAACTGGAACCCGCTGGGCGAGGAGGCCTTCTACCG TAAGTTCGAGCTGTACACCATGGAGTGGAGCCTGAAGGAGGACCTGCGGGACTGCCTGGTGGCGGCCGCCCCATATGGAGGGCCCATAG ctctgctgaagaaCAACGCCCGGAAGGAGAAATCCCCTGGCGTCCGCCCGCTGCTGGAGATCTACTCGGCCTCGGGGCTTCTCCTGGCCAGCATCCCG TGGAAGAGCGGCCAGCTggtgcagctgggctggacgGCCAGCGAGGACCTGCTGTGCATCCAGGAGGATGGCACCGTTCTCGTCTACAACCTCTTCTGCGAGTTCAAGCGCCACTTCAGCATGGGCAAT GAGGTGCTGCAGAACCATGTGCTGGAGGCGAAGGTCTTCCACACGGAGTACGGCACTGGCGTGGCCATCCTCACCGGTGCGCACCGTTTCTCCCTGACCACCAACATTGACGACCTGAAGCTGCGCAGGATGCCCGAGGTTCCTG GTCTGCAGAAGCCGCCCTCCTGTTGGGCCGTGCTGTCCCAGGACAGAGTCACCATCATCCTGCTGGCAGTCGGACAGGACCTCTACCTCCTGGACAACACCTCCTGCTCTGTGGTG ACCCCTCCTGGCATGAGCCCCTCCGCCGGTGCTTATCTGCAGATGGCTGTGTCCTTCAACTACCGCTGCCTGGCACTCTTCACCGATACTGGCTACATCTGGATGGGGTTGGCCACACTGAAG GAGAAGCTCTGCGAGTTCAACAGCAGCATCCGATCTCCGCCCAAGCAGATGGTTTG GTGCATGCGTCCCCAGAGCCGGCAGCGTGCCGTGGTGGTGGCCTGGGACCGGCAGCTGATGGTGGTGGGGAACTCCACGGAGTGCATCCG ATTTGTCCTGGATGAGGACTCCTACCTGGTGCCTGAGCTGGATGGGGTCCGGATCTTGTCTCGCACCTCCCACGAGTTCCTGCACGAGATTCCAG AGGCCAGCCAGGAGATCTTCAAGATCGCCTCCATGGCCCCAGGGGCACTTCTGCTGGAGGCACAGAAGGAGTACGAG AAGGAGAGCCAGAAGGCAGATGAATACCTGCGGGAGATCAAGGACCAGAAGCTGCTCCCGGAGGCGGTGAGCCAGTGTATAGAGGCAGCCGGCTACGAGCATGAGCCAGACACCCAGAAGTCGCTGCTGAGG gcagcctcctttgggaagtGCTTCATCGACAAGTTCCCCGCAGAGAGCTTCGTGCACATGTGCCAGGACCTGCGGGTGCTCAATGCCATCCGGGACTACCAGATCGGCATCCCCCTCACCTTCACCCA ATACAAGCGACTCACCATTGAGGTCCTGCTGGACAG GCTGGTCCTGCGGCGGCTCTACCCGCTGGCCATCAGGATCTGCGAGTACCTGCGCCTCTCGGAGATCCAGGGCGTCAGCCGCATCCTGGCCCACTGGGCCTGCTACAAG GTGCAGCAGAAGGACAAGTCTGACGAGGAGGTGGCCCACGCCATCAACCAGAAGCTGGGCGATACGCCGGGCATCTCCTACTCTGAGATCGCCGCCCGGGCTTATGACTGTGGCAGGACGGACCTGGCCATCAAG CTGCTGGAGTATGAGCCGCGCTCCGGGGAGCAGGTCCCGCTGCTGCTCAAGATGAAGCGGAGCAAGCTGGCCCTCAGCAAAGCCATTGAGAGCGGGGACACCGACCTGG TCTACACCGTTGTGCTCCTCCTGAAGAATGAGCTGAATCGCGGCACCTTCTTCATGACGCTGCAGAACCAGCCGGTAGCCCTGAGCCTGTACCGCCAG TTCTGCAAACACCAGGAGCGGGAGACGCTGAAGGACCTGTATAACCAGGACGACAATCACCAGGAGCTCGGCAACTTCCATGTCCACTCCAGCTACTCGGAGAAG CGCATCGAAGGGCGAGTAGGAGCTCTGCAGAATGCCCTGGATGAGTACTACAAAGCCAAGAACGAGTTTGCTGCCAAG GCCACAGAGGATCAGATCAAGCTCCTGCGGCTCCAGCGACACCTCCAGGAGGACTTTGACAAGCCCTATCTCGACCTCTCGCTGCACGACACCGTCTCCAACCTCATCCTGGATGGCCACCACAAGCGAGCTGAGCAGCTTTACCGGGAGTTCAAGATCCCTGACAAGAG GTACTGGTGGCTGAAGATCAGCGCCCTGGCCAACCGTGGCGActgggaggagatggagaagtTCTCCAAGAGCAAGAAGTCACCTATTGGGTACCTG CCCTTCGTGGAGATCTCGGTGAAGCACCACAACCGCTACGAGGCCAAGAAGTACGCGCCCCGCGTGACCCCTGAGCAGCGCGTCAAGGCCTTCGTCCTGGTGGG GGACCTGGACCAGGCGGCCGATGCCGCCATCGAGCACAAGAACGAGACGGAGATGAATTTTGTCCTGTCCAAGTGCACCGCCAGCACTGACGCCGCCGTGGCGGAGAAGCTGAACCGAGCCCGAGCCCAGCTCCTGAAGAAGTGA
- the IDH3B gene encoding isocitrate dehydrogenase [NAD] subunit beta, mitochondrial isoform X2 — MAALSAGRAAAGGLLRARSLGAWRGLRASAALQQIPRAKSENAKSEGTFQVTMLPGDGVGPELMHAVKEVFKAASVPVIFDEHHLSEVQNMASEEKLDQVVDSMKESKVALIGKIHTPMDYKGELASYDMRLRRKLDLFANVVHVKSLPGYKTRHNNLDLVIIREQTEGEYSSLEHESAKGVIECLKIITRAKSQRIAKFAFDYATKKGRSKVTAVHKANIMKLGDGLFLQCCEEVAELYPKIKFDTMIIDNCCMQLVQNPYQFDVLVMPNLYGNIIDNLAAGLVGGAGVVPGESYSAEYAVFEMGARHPFAQAVGRNIANPTAMLLSAANMLRHLNLEFHSNLIADAVKKVIKVGKVRTADMGGYATSLDFTQAVIAALDV; from the exons ATGGCGGCGCTCAgcgcggggagggcggcggccGGG GGTCTCCTGCGTGCCCGCAGCCTCGGGGCCTGGAGGGGCCTGCGTGCCTCCGCTGCACTCCAGCAGATCCCGCGGGCCAAG TCAGAAAATGCGAAGTCTGAGGGCACATTCCAGGTCACCATGCTGCCCGGAGACGGGGTGGGCCCGGAGCTCATGCATGCTGTCAAGGAGGTGTTCAAG GCTGCCAGCGTGCCTGTGATCTTTGATGAGCATCACCTGAGTGAGGTGCAGAACATGGCGTCAGAAGAAAAACTGGATCAGGTGGTTGACTCTATGAAGGAAAGTAAAGTCGCCCTTATAG GCAAGATCCACACCCCCATGGATTACAAGGGAGAGCTGGCTTCTTACGACATGAGGCTGAG GCGCAAATTAGACTTGTTTGCAAACGTTGTCCATGTGAAGAGCTTACCCGGCTATAAAACACGCCACAACAACTTGGACCTCGTGATCATCCGTGAGCAGACGGAGGGGGAGTACAGCTCTCTGGAACATGAG AGTGCAAAGGGAGTCATCGAGTGCCTGAAGATCATCACCCGGGCCAAGTCGCAGCGCATTGCCAAGTTCGCCTTTGACTATGCCACCAAAAAAGGGCGCTCTAAGGTCACAGCTGTGCACAAAGCCAACATTAT GAAATTAGGTGATGGGCTCTTCCTACAGTGCTGTGAAGAAGTGGCAGAACTGTACCCCAAGATCAAATTTGACACCATGATCATTGACAACTGCTGCATGCAG CTGGTGCAGAACCCCTACCAGTTCGACGTCCTGGTCATGCCAAACCTCTATGGGAACATCATCGATAACCTGGCAGCTGGCTTGGTGGGCGGTGCTGGTGTGGTTCCCGGGGAGAGCTACAGCGCGGAGTACGCTGTGTTCGAGATG GGCGCCCGCCACCCCTTCGCCCAGGCCGTGGGCAGGAACATCGCCAATCCCACTGCCATGCTGCTCTCGGCCGCCAACATGCTGCGGCATCTCAA CTTGGAATTTCACTCCAATTTGATCGCGGATGCGGTGAAGAAGGTGATCAAAGTTGGAAAA GTGCGCACGGCGGACATGGGGGGCTACGCCACATCCCTGGATTTCACCCAAGCCGTGATAGCCGCCCTGGATGTCTAG
- the IDH3B gene encoding isocitrate dehydrogenase [NAD] subunit beta, mitochondrial isoform X1 — MAALSAGRAAAGGLLRARSLGAWRGLRASAALQQIPRAKSENAKSEGTFQVTMLPGDGVGPELMHAVKEVFKAASVPVIFDEHHLSEVQNMASEEKLDQVVDSMKESKVALIGKIHTPMDYKGELASYDMRLRRKLDLFANVVHVKSLPGYKTRHNNLDLVIIREQTEGEYSSLEHESAKGVIECLKIITRAKSQRIAKFAFDYATKKGRSKVTAVHKANIMKLGDGLFLQCCEEVAELYPKIKFDTMIIDNCCMQLVQNPYQFDVLVMPNLYGNIIDNLAAGLVGGAGVVPGESYSAEYAVFEMGARHPFAQAVGRNIANPTAMLLSAANMLRHLNLEFHSNLIADAVKKVIKVGKVRTRDLGGYSTTSDFVKSVIDNLHPHYGA; from the exons ATGGCGGCGCTCAgcgcggggagggcggcggccGGG GGTCTCCTGCGTGCCCGCAGCCTCGGGGCCTGGAGGGGCCTGCGTGCCTCCGCTGCACTCCAGCAGATCCCGCGGGCCAAG TCAGAAAATGCGAAGTCTGAGGGCACATTCCAGGTCACCATGCTGCCCGGAGACGGGGTGGGCCCGGAGCTCATGCATGCTGTCAAGGAGGTGTTCAAG GCTGCCAGCGTGCCTGTGATCTTTGATGAGCATCACCTGAGTGAGGTGCAGAACATGGCGTCAGAAGAAAAACTGGATCAGGTGGTTGACTCTATGAAGGAAAGTAAAGTCGCCCTTATAG GCAAGATCCACACCCCCATGGATTACAAGGGAGAGCTGGCTTCTTACGACATGAGGCTGAG GCGCAAATTAGACTTGTTTGCAAACGTTGTCCATGTGAAGAGCTTACCCGGCTATAAAACACGCCACAACAACTTGGACCTCGTGATCATCCGTGAGCAGACGGAGGGGGAGTACAGCTCTCTGGAACATGAG AGTGCAAAGGGAGTCATCGAGTGCCTGAAGATCATCACCCGGGCCAAGTCGCAGCGCATTGCCAAGTTCGCCTTTGACTATGCCACCAAAAAAGGGCGCTCTAAGGTCACAGCTGTGCACAAAGCCAACATTAT GAAATTAGGTGATGGGCTCTTCCTACAGTGCTGTGAAGAAGTGGCAGAACTGTACCCCAAGATCAAATTTGACACCATGATCATTGACAACTGCTGCATGCAG CTGGTGCAGAACCCCTACCAGTTCGACGTCCTGGTCATGCCAAACCTCTATGGGAACATCATCGATAACCTGGCAGCTGGCTTGGTGGGCGGTGCTGGTGTGGTTCCCGGGGAGAGCTACAGCGCGGAGTACGCTGTGTTCGAGATG GGCGCCCGCCACCCCTTCGCCCAGGCCGTGGGCAGGAACATCGCCAATCCCACTGCCATGCTGCTCTCGGCCGCCAACATGCTGCGGCATCTCAA CTTGGAATTTCACTCCAATTTGATCGCGGATGCGGTGAAGAAGGTGATCAAAGTTGGAAAA GTTCGGACACGGGACTTGGGCGGTTACTCCACCACTTCTGACTTCGTGAAGTCTGTGATTGACAACCTGCACCCCCACTATGGTGCCTAG
- the NOP56 gene encoding LOW QUALITY PROTEIN: nucleolar protein 56 (The sequence of the model RefSeq protein was modified relative to this genomic sequence to represent the inferred CDS: inserted 1 base in 1 codon; deleted 3 bases in 3 codons) has product MVLLHVLFEHAAGYALFAVREVEEISLLLPQVEESVLTVGKFHNVVKLVAFAPFKSAQSALENINAVSEGILHEDLRLLLETSMPAKKKKALLGVADAKIGAAILEELGYQCQTGGVVAEILRGIRLHFHALVKGLTAQSASKAQLGLGHSYSRAKVKFNVNRVDNMIIQSISLLDQLDKDINTFSMRVREWYGYHFPELIKIVSENYTYCRLAKFIGNRKELSEESLEGLEEIVMDSAKAQAILEASRSSMGMDISPLDLINIESFSSRVISLSEYRKGLQEYLRSKMSQVAPSLSALIGEVVGARLISHAGSLTXAKYPASTVQILGAEKALFRALKTRGNTPKYGLIFHSTFIGRAAAKNKGRISRYLANKCTIASRIDCFSEVPTSVFGDKLREQVEERLAFYETGEPPRKNLEVMKEAVVEASEVVAEVKRKQEKKEKKKKKREKRRLEALAAAAEEVEENDIEPKKKKKKKKQQQEPETDSEPEENGLEEEALPKKKRKLMVEADEEEEKKKKKKKKKEKARDAED; this is encoded by the exons aTG GTGCTGCTCCACGTGCTGTTCGAGCACGCCGCCGGGTACGCGCTCTTCGCCGTGCGGGAGGTGGAGGAGAtcagcctgctgctgccgcAG GTGGAGGAGAGCGTCCTCACCGTCGGCAAGTTCCACAACGTGGTGAAGCTGGTGGCCTTCGCCCCCTTCAAGTCGGCCCAGAGCGCCCTGGAGAACATCAATGCCGTCTCCGAGG GGATCCTCCACGAGGACCTGCGGCTCCTGCTGGAGACCTCCATGCCGGCCAAGAAGAAGAAGGCGCTGCTGGGAGTCGCCGATGCCAAGATCGGGGCCGCCatcctggaggagctgggctACCAATGCCAGACCGGGGGGGTCGTGGCTGAGATCCTGCGGG GGATCCGCCTGCACTTCCATGCACTGGTGAAGGGCCTCACCGCCCAGTCGGCCTCTAAGGCCCAGCTGGGCCTCGGCCACAGCTACTCCCGGGCCAAAGTGAAGTTCAACGTGAACCGCGTGGACAACATGATCATCCAGTCCATTAGTCTCCTGGACCAGCTGGACAAGGATATCAACACCTTCTCTATGCGCGTGCG GGAGTGGTACGGGTACCACTTTCCCGAGCTGATCAAGATCGTCTCCGAGAACTACACCTACTGCCGGCTGGCCAAGTTCATCGGGAACCGCAAGGAGTTGAGCGAGGAGAgcctggaggggctggaggagaTTGTCATGGACAGTGCCAAGGCGCAGGCCATCCTGGAAGCCTCCCGCTCCTCCATGG GGATGGATATTTCTCCCCTTGACCTCATCAACATTGAGAGCTTCTCCAGCCGCGTCATCTCACTCTCCGAGTACCGCAAGGGCCTGCAGGAGTATCTCCGCTCCAAGATGAGCCAGGTGGCTCCTAGCCTCTCAGCCCTCATTGGGGAGGTG gtGGGCGCCCGCCTCATCTCCCACGCCGGCAGCCTGA TGGCCAAGTACCCGGCCTCGACGGTGCAGATCCTGGGGGCCGAGAAAGCCCTCTTCAG GGCGCTGAAGACGCGAGGGAACACTCCCAAGTACGGGCTCATCTTCCACTCCACCTTCATCGGGCGAGCAGCCGCTAAGAACAAGGGGCGCATCTCCCGCTACCTGGCCAACAAGTGCACCATCGCCTCCCGCATCGACTGCTTCTCAG AAGTCCCCACCAGCGTTTTCGGGGACAAGCTACGGGAGCAGGTGGAGGAGCGCTTGGCCTTCTATGAGACGGGGGAGCCGCCCCGCAAAAACCTGGAGGTGATGAAGGAGGCCGTGGTGGAG GCCAGCGAGGTGGTGGCTGAGGTCAAgaggaagcaggaaaagaag gagaagaagaagaagaagagggagaagcgGCGCCTAGAGGCCCTGGCTGCGGCTGCAGAGGAGGTGGAG GAGAATGACATCGAG ccaaaaaagaagaaaaagaagaagaagcagcagcaggagccggAGACAGACTCGGAGCCGGAGGAGAACGGGCTGGAAGAAGAGGCCTTGcccaagaagaaaaggaagctaATGGTAGAGGCTgacgaggaggaggaa aagaagaagaaaaagaagaagaagaaggagaaggccAGGGATGCAGAGGACTAG